Genomic segment of Gemmatimonadota bacterium:
GCCCTCAAATTGCCTGATGGGACAAGAATATCAAAACATCTCCTCCCAGTGGTCCATTGTAGAACCCAAAACCGATTGGATCGGCGGCAACATCACCTACGACTGGTATGCGGGTCTCAAACACAAACAAAACTACATCGGCGTCACCGAAGCCTTCCATGGCGCTGACCTCACACAAATCACTCACGGCAATGGCAAATACATTCTTTGCACACATCGCATTGTCGAAAACCTGGGCACAGACCCGGTAGCGGATCGTTTACTGAGCAACATGCTCAAGATCCTCCTGTAACCATTATGAAAGGAATTCCCATGAGTAATGAGAAACGCCCCAATATTCTATTCGTATTTTCTGACCAGCAGCGTTATAGCGCGCTGGGGGCGAATGGCAATGACATAATCCAAACGCCTGTTTTGGATGCGATGGCAGATGAAGGAATGGTGTGTGACAATATGTTTTCCAACCACCCGCTGTGCTCGCCTTATCGAGCGATTTTGTTAACCGGTCGGTATGGTTGGCAAAATTTGGTGATTGATAATGAGTACAGTCCGCGACGAGATATCCCAACCTTGCCAGGCACTTTGCGCGAGCATGGGTATGGCACTGCGCACGTGGGTACATGGCACCTGGGTAAAGGGCCGTACGGCGACGACAATCGGTACGGGCTGGATTATCTTGCGGCGCTGGCAGGCGGAAGAGGACGGGGCGCCTACTTCGACAGAACCTATTACGAAAACGATGAGGGCCCGAACTTTTACGGAGGCTGGGCTCCAACGAACGAAACGGATTTGGCTATTCAATTTATAGAAAAACACCTGAATGCTCGAACAGACGATCCATTTGCCGTCTTTGTGTCCTGGCGACCTCCTCACTGGCCATATAAGCAGTATCCCGACGAATATAATATTTATAATCCCGCGGACATGGATGTGCCGGGTAATGTACCAGACGAGATGAAAGCATGGGCACATGAGGAACTCGCAGACTATTACGGGTGTTGTACAGGACTTGATGCAGAGATGGGGCGATTGTTGGAAGCCCTGGATCGCCTGGGGGTCAAAGACAATACAATTGTCTGTTATACATCAGATCATGGAGATCACCTTTCAAGCCATGGGTATGGCAAACCCAGTAGTAGATGGTTGGACGAGTCGATGCGGGCTTCAAAAGCAACACCTTATGAAGAATCTTGCCATGTGCCGTTTGTGGTGCGTTGGCCCGATGCTATTGAAGCAGGTACGCGAACGGATGCTTTCTTTGGTGCGATTGATATTGTACCTACATTGCTTGGTGCTTGTGGCGTACCCTTACCACAAGGTCTGCAAGGGCGAGATATTTCGAGCGTGTGGCAAGGTGGCGAAGCACCTGCAGATACGGAGTTAACGCCTGGTGGATCGGAATCTGTCTATTTGCAGAATATGGCACACGGTTGGCCCAATCGCGACGGTTGGGTTGGACGCTGGCGCGGTGTGCGTACCGAACGCTATACGTATGCGCGTTGGTTTGCCAATGAGCGAGGTCCCTGGCTGTTTGACCGGCAGGAAGATCCGCTCGAAATGGTTAACCTGGCGAATTCTGCTGAAGCGCGGTCAGCACTTCAAGAAATGGAAGAAAGATTGCATCGCTGGATGGAAGGTACAAAAGATCCATTTGAATACGGTAGGCGTGGTCCCCGCGGCTTTTTGGAATTGGGACAGGAGTTTGCTGATCCGGATAAGTATCCTGGCTGGGGCGTTGCATAATTGACAAATGGTAGAAAGGAATCACAAATGCGAATAGAACAAATCGACGCCTATGTCGTCAAATTACCCCGTCCCAATATCGCTGAAAATATTCCCGATTATGCGCGTTCTCGCAAATCGCTCTCTTATGACACAACGCCTCCCATCGACGACATGGCAGCTGCGCGTTATGCCGAAGCGCTCTTTGTCAAAATCACCGCCGACAATGGCCTTGTCGGATGGGGCGAAGGCCAGTCCCTGCTCGTGCCCGAAGCCACCAAAGCAGTCGTAGATCGCCTGTTTGCCCCCATACTCATCGGCGAAAATCCGCTCGCCCGCGAAAAACTCTACGACATGACCTACGGCACCATGCGCGGTCGCGGTTACCGCTCAGGTTATCTCGCGGCTGCTCTTGCGGGCATCAACAACGCCCTCTGGGATCTATCGGGCAAAGCCCTCGACGTACCCTGCTACGTCCTCCTCGGTGGCCCCTACCGCGACAAAGTGCGTATCTACAACAATATACATGGTCCCACACCCGAAGTCGGTGTTGAGCAAGCCCTCAAAGCCGTTGAAATGGGTTACGACGCGGTCAAATATCACCTCAATCGGCCCTTAAAAAATGCCGTTGCCGTCGTAGAAGCCACACGCGAAGCCGTTGGTCCCGATGTCGATATTCTCGTCGATCTCACCTGGCATTACGATGTACCCGGTGCAATTGCCCTGGGCAAAGAACTCGAAAAATTCGACGTATTCTGGCTCGAATCGCCCGTACCCAGCGAAGACCTCCGCCGCCATGCCGAAGTGCCGCGCGACCTCACCCTGCCCATCTGCATCGGCCAGGAATATTACAACGCCTATCAATTCCGCGCTGTTCTGGAAGCACATGCCGCCGACATTCTCCTGCCCGACCTCGCGCGAACAGGTATCACGGGCAGCCAACGCATCGCCCACCTCGCCGAAACCTTCGACATCCCACTCGCCCCAGCCGTCGGCGCGGGCAACGTCCTCTCCACCGCCGCGCAACTCCAGCTCTCGGCAGGCATCCTCAACTTTGTCATCATGGAACACTTCGACCAGAGCTTTCAGTTGAAAAGCGATCAAATCCTCAAACACTCCCTCACCCGAAATGGCAGCTATCTCGAACTGCCCGATCGCCCGGGACTCGGCATTGAAATCGATGAAGAAAAATTGATGCAGTACGCAGTGAAATAAAACAGGAGCAAAAATGCCCAAAAATCTCGATTATAAAAAAATCATGACCGATCTCGATGAAGTGGGATTCCACATCATTCCTTCGGTCATCCCAGAAAAAAAAGCAGATAAAGCACGCGGTATTCTTGAGCAACTCCTCAAAGAAGAAGCCACCGAGCAATCGCTTGCAGCCAAAACGCAGCGCGTAGGGCGCATCGCCGTCAAGCACTCCATCTTTCTCGAACTCATGTCCCACCCGACCATCGTAACCCTGTGGCGCAAATACCTCGGTGACGACATGGTCTGCTCCACCTGGTCTGGCAATACAGTCTATCCCGGCGCAGACAGTTTTGGCTGGCATTCAGACTACCCTTATTGGTCTGTGCAACCGCCCTGGCCACCCGGCCGTCTCGCAGGTCAAACCATCTGGCTTTTGAACGATCTCACCGAAGAAAACGGCGCAACCGCCATGCTGCCCCAAAGCCACCTCAAAGGCGAACCGCCACCACCCGAACTCAAAAGCCAATGGATCGACGGCGGTAAAATCCTCACCGGCAAACGCGGAAGCGCCATTGTCATGCACGGTGCCTGCTGGCATACAGCTCGCCCAAACCAAACCGATGAAATTCGATCTGTCCTCCTCGGCATGTATATGCGCCCCTGGTTCATCCCACAAGAAGACATGCGCGGCCAACTGGCAGAGTTAGAAAACCCTTCTGACTTAGTACGCCACCTTATGTGCGCCAATCAACGGACGCCAAGTAATGTTGGCGCACATTAATGAAATAACACAGGAAAAAAACGAATATGACTGAGGGACAAGAAGTTACCAGTACAACAGGAGCAGTTGCAGCCGGACCTCCAGAGGCGGCAAGAGTCGGTGCGAGAATACTCGAACA
This window contains:
- a CDS encoding sulfatase, whose translation is MSNEKRPNILFVFSDQQRYSALGANGNDIIQTPVLDAMADEGMVCDNMFSNHPLCSPYRAILLTGRYGWQNLVIDNEYSPRRDIPTLPGTLREHGYGTAHVGTWHLGKGPYGDDNRYGLDYLAALAGGRGRGAYFDRTYYENDEGPNFYGGWAPTNETDLAIQFIEKHLNARTDDPFAVFVSWRPPHWPYKQYPDEYNIYNPADMDVPGNVPDEMKAWAHEELADYYGCCTGLDAEMGRLLEALDRLGVKDNTIVCYTSDHGDHLSSHGYGKPSSRWLDESMRASKATPYEESCHVPFVVRWPDAIEAGTRTDAFFGAIDIVPTLLGACGVPLPQGLQGRDISSVWQGGEAPADTELTPGGSESVYLQNMAHGWPNRDGWVGRWRGVRTERYTYARWFANERGPWLFDRQEDPLEMVNLANSAEARSALQEMEERLHRWMEGTKDPFEYGRRGPRGFLELGQEFADPDKYPGWGVA
- a CDS encoding mandelate racemase/muconate lactonizing enzyme family protein, encoding MRIEQIDAYVVKLPRPNIAENIPDYARSRKSLSYDTTPPIDDMAAARYAEALFVKITADNGLVGWGEGQSLLVPEATKAVVDRLFAPILIGENPLAREKLYDMTYGTMRGRGYRSGYLAAALAGINNALWDLSGKALDVPCYVLLGGPYRDKVRIYNNIHGPTPEVGVEQALKAVEMGYDAVKYHLNRPLKNAVAVVEATREAVGPDVDILVDLTWHYDVPGAIALGKELEKFDVFWLESPVPSEDLRRHAEVPRDLTLPICIGQEYYNAYQFRAVLEAHAADILLPDLARTGITGSQRIAHLAETFDIPLAPAVGAGNVLSTAAQLQLSAGILNFVIMEHFDQSFQLKSDQILKHSLTRNGSYLELPDRPGLGIEIDEEKLMQYAVK
- a CDS encoding phytanoyl-CoA dioxygenase family protein encodes the protein MPKNLDYKKIMTDLDEVGFHIIPSVIPEKKADKARGILEQLLKEEATEQSLAAKTQRVGRIAVKHSIFLELMSHPTIVTLWRKYLGDDMVCSTWSGNTVYPGADSFGWHSDYPYWSVQPPWPPGRLAGQTIWLLNDLTEENGATAMLPQSHLKGEPPPPELKSQWIDGGKILTGKRGSAIVMHGACWHTARPNQTDEIRSVLLGMYMRPWFIPQEDMRGQLAELENPSDLVRHLMCANQRTPSNVGAH